A part of Vespertiliibacter pulmonis genomic DNA contains:
- the rsmC gene encoding 16S rRNA (guanine(1207)-N(2))-methyltransferase RsmC, translated as MLSLESEVLKRHLTLFENKSVLLFGNVRDRFAETLEQNAKSVSVFSSYFDYAHQNAQAEFGLECGKSADLAVFFWTKNKQECQFQLLQWLSISPIGQELLIIGENRAGVRSVEKILEPFGEIAKIDSARRCGLYHFRLVTVPGFDCKKFWKSYRLQSLTMFALPAVFSSAELDNGSKLLLSTFDHQQDLMGKVLDLGCGAGVIGAYLKHHFPKIQLTMSDIHAMALASSERTLAENQLEGKVLASDVFSHINEKFDLIVSNPPFHDGIETTYQAVETLISQAKQHLNKGGELRLVANSFLPYAELLDRAFGSHQILAKSTKFKVYSVKN; from the coding sequence AGATCGGTTTGCGGAAACGCTTGAGCAGAATGCAAAATCTGTCTCTGTTTTTAGTAGCTATTTTGATTATGCTCATCAAAATGCTCAAGCAGAATTTGGCTTAGAATGCGGGAAATCAGCCGACTTAGCGGTATTTTTCTGGACAAAAAATAAGCAAGAGTGTCAATTTCAACTGTTGCAATGGCTCTCAATTTCTCCAATTGGACAGGAATTATTGATTATTGGTGAAAACCGTGCGGGCGTTCGTTCCGTTGAAAAAATACTCGAGCCTTTTGGCGAGATTGCTAAAATTGATTCAGCTCGTCGTTGTGGGCTGTATCATTTTCGGTTAGTTACTGTGCCAGGTTTTGATTGTAAAAAATTCTGGAAATCTTACCGCTTGCAATCATTAACTATGTTTGCATTACCTGCGGTGTTTAGTTCTGCTGAATTAGATAATGGCTCAAAATTATTGCTTTCAACCTTTGATCATCAGCAAGATTTAATGGGCAAAGTGTTGGATCTTGGTTGTGGCGCAGGGGTAATCGGGGCATATTTAAAGCACCATTTTCCTAAAATTCAACTGACAATGTCAGATATTCACGCAATGGCATTAGCATCAAGTGAGCGGACGTTGGCGGAAAATCAGCTAGAGGGCAAAGTATTAGCAAGCGATGTTTTTTCTCATATCAATGAGAAATTTGATTTAATTGTATCTAATCCACCTTTTCACGATGGTATAGAGACTACTTATCAGGCAGTAGAAACGTTGATCTCTCAAGCTAAACAGCATTTGAATAAAGGCGGAGAGCTGCGTTTAGTGGCGAATTCTTTCTTACCTTATGCAGAATTACTTGATCGAGCTTTTGGTTCACACCAAATTCTAGCTAAATCAACCAAATTTAAAGTCTATTCCGTTAAAAATTAA
- a CDS encoding helix-turn-helix domain-containing protein, which yields MTNLRLSIHSTEHLWLRDFFIHRRKQIGLSQRALCKKMGVVSSFVGKVETGDRRLDIFEFIAYCKGLELDPIVLLQQIEQKFGKK from the coding sequence ATGACGAATTTAAGATTATCAATTCATTCCACTGAACATCTTTGGTTACGAGATTTTTTTATCCATAGACGAAAACAGATCGGGCTATCGCAACGTGCATTATGTAAAAAAATGGGCGTGGTTTCATCATTTGTTGGAAAAGTAGAAACCGGTGATCGGCGGTTAGATATTTTTGAGTTTATCGCTTATTGCAAAGGGTTAGAGCTTGATCCTATTGTGCTACTACAACAAATAGAACAGAAATTTGGTAAGAAATAA
- the pth gene encoding aminoacyl-tRNA hydrolase, which yields MSQIKLIVGLANPGAKYEDTRHNAGEWLINELARQYNVTLKDEPKYFGKVAKINTAQGEVRLLVPTTFMNLSGKAVGALANFYRIKADEILVAHDELDLPPGVAKIKQGGGHGGHNGLKDIISALGNNNNFYRVRIGIGHPGHKDLVAGYVLGKPSPTDQPLISSAIDESVRCIDILFKEGLAKATTRLNGFKA from the coding sequence GTGTCGCAGATAAAACTTATTGTGGGGCTTGCCAACCCAGGTGCAAAATATGAAGACACTCGTCATAATGCTGGTGAGTGGCTTATCAATGAGCTCGCACGTCAATATAATGTAACCCTTAAAGACGAACCCAAATATTTTGGAAAAGTAGCTAAAATCAATACAGCACAAGGCGAAGTGCGTTTATTAGTCCCCACGACATTTATGAATTTAAGTGGAAAAGCTGTTGGGGCATTAGCGAATTTTTATCGTATTAAAGCAGACGAAATTTTAGTGGCTCACGATGAGTTAGATCTTCCACCGGGTGTTGCAAAAATTAAGCAAGGTGGGGGACACGGTGGGCATAATGGCTTAAAAGACATTATTTCTGCGTTGGGGAATAACAATAATTTTTATCGAGTGCGAATTGGAATTGGACACCCAGGGCATAAAGATCTTGTGGCAGGTTATGTGTTAGGTAAGCCTTCACCAACGGATCAGCCATTAATTAGTTCTGCTATTGATGAGTCGGTGCGTTGTATTGATATTCTATTTAAAGAAGGTCTTGCTAAGGCAACTACCCGTCTAAATGGCTTTAAAGCCTAA
- the ychF gene encoding redox-regulated ATPase YchF, whose product MGFKCGIVGLPNVGKSTLFNALTKAGIEAANYPFCTIEPNTGVVPMPDPRLDALAEIVKPERVLPTTMEFVDIAGLVAGASKGEGLGNKFLANIRETDAIGHVVRCFENDDIVHVAGKIDPLDDIETINTELALADLDSCERAIQRLQKRAKGGDKEAKFELSIMEKILPVLENAGMIRSVELDKEELHAIKGYNFLTLKPTMYIANVNEDGFENNPYLDKVREFAEKEGSVVVPVCAAIEAEIAELEDEEKTEFLQDLGIKEPGLNRVIRAGYALLNLQTYFTAGVKEVRAWTVAVGATAPKAAAVIHTDFEKGFIRAEVIAYEDFIQYKGENGAKEAGKWRLEGKDYVVQDGDVMHFRFNV is encoded by the coding sequence ATGGGATTTAAATGTGGCATTGTTGGCTTACCGAATGTAGGTAAATCAACCCTTTTTAATGCACTGACTAAAGCAGGTATTGAAGCAGCGAACTATCCATTTTGTACGATTGAACCAAATACAGGCGTTGTGCCAATGCCTGATCCTCGTTTAGATGCGTTGGCAGAGATTGTTAAACCTGAGCGTGTATTACCAACGACAATGGAATTTGTTGATATTGCAGGGCTAGTTGCTGGTGCAAGTAAAGGCGAAGGGTTAGGAAATAAATTTTTAGCAAATATCCGTGAAACAGATGCAATTGGACACGTTGTTCGCTGTTTTGAAAATGATGATATTGTCCACGTTGCAGGTAAAATTGACCCGCTTGATGATATTGAAACGATCAATACGGAATTAGCTTTGGCAGATCTAGATAGCTGTGAACGTGCTATTCAACGTTTGCAAAAACGTGCAAAAGGTGGCGATAAAGAAGCAAAATTTGAACTATCTATTATGGAGAAAATTTTGCCAGTACTTGAAAATGCAGGAATGATTCGTTCAGTTGAATTAGATAAAGAGGAACTTCACGCAATCAAAGGCTACAATTTTTTAACCTTAAAGCCAACAATGTATATTGCAAATGTGAATGAAGATGGCTTTGAAAATAATCCGTATTTAGATAAAGTGCGTGAATTTGCTGAAAAAGAAGGCTCTGTTGTTGTTCCTGTGTGTGCGGCGATTGAAGCAGAAATTGCAGAGCTTGAAGATGAAGAAAAAACAGAATTCTTGCAAGATCTTGGTATTAAAGAACCAGGGTTAAATCGTGTTATTCGTGCAGGTTATGCGTTATTAAATTTACAAACTTATTTTACCGCAGGGGTAAAAGAAGTTAGAGCTTGGACAGTAGCTGTCGGTGCAACCGCTCCGAAAGCTGCGGCGGTTATCCATACAGACTTTGAAAAAGGCTTTATTCGTGCCGAAGTGATTGCTTATGAAGATTTTATTCAATATAAAGGCGAAAATGGTGCAAAAGAAGCTGGAAAATGGCGTTTAGAAGGAAAAGATTATGTTGTGCAAGATGGCGATGTAATGCACTTCCGTTTTAATGTCTAA
- a CDS encoding TIGR01777 family oxidoreductase, whose product MHIFITGGTGFIGQALCQTLISKGHTLTVLTRQTKTSTQAVNFVSNFTHLDNFDAVINLAGEPIFAHRWTTKQKQKLVDSRLNLTKKIVNIIQQSNNPPAVFLSASATGIYGNLSKFAEICEALTACDPSFPAQLCQKWEKEALKAQNKHTRVCLLRTGIVLDKSGSALKQMLPLYRLGLGGKLGSGKQHWAWIALEDEIRAICFLLENSNSKGAYNLVAPHSVSNAEFNHRLAKQLHRPAFFAVPQWLLKLVLGERSQLLLDNQPLVPQKLLNEGFTFNYPNLSDLL is encoded by the coding sequence ATGCATATTTTTATCACAGGTGGAACAGGGTTTATCGGGCAAGCTCTTTGCCAAACGTTGATATCGAAAGGACACACTCTAACTGTGCTAACCCGCCAAACCAAAACGTCTACACAAGCGGTTAATTTCGTAAGCAATTTTACACATTTAGATAATTTCGATGCCGTAATAAATTTAGCGGGTGAACCTATTTTTGCCCATCGCTGGACAACAAAACAGAAACAAAAATTAGTTGATAGTCGCCTGAATTTAACAAAAAAAATAGTAAATATTATTCAGCAAAGTAACAATCCCCCCGCTGTATTCCTTTCTGCATCTGCCACGGGTATTTATGGCAATCTTTCTAAATTTGCAGAAATTTGTGAAGCTCTTACCGCTTGCGACCCTAGTTTTCCTGCTCAACTTTGCCAAAAATGGGAAAAAGAAGCATTAAAAGCTCAAAATAAGCACACTCGAGTTTGCTTGCTACGCACAGGGATTGTTCTAGATAAATCAGGCAGTGCATTAAAACAAATGTTACCTTTGTATCGATTAGGACTTGGTGGAAAATTAGGATCAGGCAAGCAACACTGGGCGTGGATTGCATTGGAAGATGAAATTCGGGCTATCTGTTTTTTATTAGAAAACTCAAATAGCAAAGGGGCATACAATCTTGTTGCTCCTCATTCAGTCAGTAATGCTGAATTTAATCACAGACTTGCCAAACAGCTTCACCGCCCTGCTTTTTTTGCTGTTCCCCAATGGTTATTAAAATTGGTGCTCGGCGAACGCTCGCAATTATTGTTAGACAACCAACCGCTTGTACCTCAGAAGTTATTAAATGAAGGCTTTACTTTTAATTATCCCAATTTATCTGACTTATTATAA
- the argR gene encoding transcriptional regulator ArgR: protein MEKFNSLTDAFKALLKEEKFSSQSEIVTALQEMGFPHVNQSKISRMLTKFGAIRTRNTKMEMVYQLPAELALPTTSSPLKNLVTDIDHNNQIIVVKTLPGGAQLIARLLDSLGKAEGILGTIAGDDTIFITTTSDTPIQQVIETISDLFEGSL, encoded by the coding sequence GTGGAAAAATTTAATTCCCTCACAGATGCATTCAAAGCATTACTTAAAGAAGAAAAATTTAGCTCACAGAGTGAAATTGTAACCGCTTTACAAGAAATGGGTTTTCCTCATGTTAATCAATCTAAAATTTCACGAATGCTCACTAAATTTGGAGCTATACGAACACGCAATACAAAAATGGAAATGGTTTATCAGCTACCTGCTGAATTGGCTCTTCCAACCACCTCTAGCCCATTAAAGAATTTAGTGACTGATATCGATCATAATAACCAAATCATTGTTGTTAAAACCCTTCCAGGCGGAGCACAACTCATTGCCCGCCTCCTTGATTCACTTGGTAAAGCCGAAGGTATTCTAGGCACAATTGCTGGAGACGATACTATTTTCATTACTACAACTTCCGATACCCCTATTCAACAAGTCATTGAAACAATTTCTGATCTTTTTGAAGGTTCTCTCTAA
- the mdh gene encoding malate dehydrogenase — translation MKVTLLGAAGGIGQALALLLKLQLPAGTSLSLYDISPVTPGVAADISHIPTPVKVSGFAGEDPSQALEGADLVLISAGMARKPGMDRSDLFNINAGIVRNLIEKVAQTCPNACIGIITNPVNTTVPIAAEVLKKAGVYDKRKLFGVTLLDVLRSETFVAELKGKDVNNVKVPVIAGHSGVTILPLLSQASEVDKIQFTQDEVEALTKRIQNAGTEVVEAKAGGGSATLSMAQAAARFARAALKGLAGEAVVEYAFVEGDGKYARFFAQPVRFGRNGVEEILPIGEVSAYEQAAIESLLPTLKAEIELGEKFING, via the coding sequence ATGAAAGTTACATTATTAGGCGCAGCCGGCGGTATCGGTCAAGCGTTAGCATTATTATTAAAATTACAACTACCAGCAGGTACAAGTTTATCATTGTATGATATTTCACCAGTTACGCCAGGTGTTGCTGCAGATATTAGCCATATACCGACACCGGTTAAAGTGTCTGGATTTGCTGGTGAAGATCCAAGCCAAGCTCTTGAAGGTGCAGATTTAGTTTTAATTTCGGCGGGTATGGCTCGTAAACCTGGAATGGATCGTTCTGATTTATTTAATATCAATGCGGGTATTGTGCGTAATTTGATTGAAAAAGTTGCTCAAACTTGTCCAAATGCGTGTATTGGGATTATTACCAATCCTGTCAATACAACAGTTCCAATTGCAGCTGAGGTACTAAAAAAAGCGGGGGTATATGATAAACGTAAACTATTTGGGGTTACTTTATTAGATGTATTACGTTCAGAGACATTTGTAGCAGAATTAAAAGGTAAAGATGTAAATAATGTTAAAGTACCTGTTATTGCTGGGCATTCTGGCGTGACTATTTTACCTTTACTTTCTCAAGCATCTGAAGTAGATAAAATCCAATTTACGCAAGATGAAGTTGAGGCATTAACTAAGCGTATTCAAAATGCAGGTACAGAAGTTGTTGAGGCAAAAGCGGGTGGTGGCTCTGCAACGCTTTCAATGGCTCAAGCTGCGGCGCGTTTTGCTCGTGCGGCGTTAAAAGGCTTAGCAGGAGAGGCGGTTGTTGAATATGCGTTTGTCGAAGGCGATGGAAAATATGCTCGTTTCTTTGCTCAACCTGTTCGTTTTGGTCGTAATGGGGTAGAAGAAATTTTACCGATTGGTGAAGTAAGTGCTTATGAACAGGCTGCTATTGAGTCATTGCTTCCAACTTTAAAAGCAGAGATCGAATTAGGTGAAAAGTTCATTAATGGTTAA
- a CDS encoding co-chaperone YbbN: MDYIINVNEQNFSEIINATAEIPVVFHFVSQVSLQSIEMEARFRRLSEEYPKQFLLALINCDEQPMIAAQFRVQAVPSSYFFVNGQPVDAIQGEIPEQELRIRLSHILPKEEELQFAQALEFLEAEQYDLALPLLKNAWELTNKKNSDFGLLYAETHIALKDIEIAKAILAEIPIQDRDSRWQGLQDQIKLLEQAADSPEIQHLQAEYGKNPTPETAVKLANQLHQVKRNEQALELLMDWLRKDLTAGNGEVKKQFLAILSAMGNADPMVAKFRRQFYSLLY; encoded by the coding sequence ATGGATTATATTATTAATGTTAATGAACAAAATTTCAGCGAAATAATTAATGCCACAGCAGAAATTCCTGTGGTGTTTCATTTTGTATCGCAAGTTAGTCTTCAATCCATTGAAATGGAAGCTCGCTTTCGCCGTTTATCGGAAGAATATCCAAAACAATTTTTATTAGCCCTTATAAATTGTGATGAACAGCCAATGATTGCTGCTCAATTTCGAGTACAAGCGGTACCAAGTAGCTATTTTTTTGTAAATGGGCAGCCCGTTGATGCAATTCAAGGGGAAATTCCAGAGCAGGAATTGCGTATCCGTTTGAGTCATATTTTGCCTAAAGAAGAAGAGCTACAATTTGCGCAAGCATTGGAGTTTTTGGAAGCAGAGCAGTATGATTTAGCGTTACCACTGTTAAAAAATGCGTGGGAATTAACTAATAAAAAGAATAGTGATTTTGGCTTACTCTACGCCGAAACTCATATTGCTTTGAAAGATATTGAAATCGCCAAAGCAATTTTGGCTGAAATTCCGATACAAGATAGAGATAGCCGTTGGCAAGGCTTGCAAGATCAAATTAAATTATTAGAACAAGCGGCAGATTCTCCAGAAATTCAGCATTTACAAGCAGAATATGGAAAAAATCCTACCCCAGAGACAGCAGTAAAACTTGCTAATCAATTACATCAGGTAAAACGCAATGAACAAGCGTTAGAGCTTTTAATGGATTGGTTGCGTAAAGATTTAACGGCAGGTAATGGTGAAGTGAAAAAACAATTTTTAGCAATTTTGTCGGCAATGGGTAATGCCGATCCAATGGTAGCGAAATTCCGCAGACAGTTTTATTCACTTCTTTATTAA
- the trxB gene encoding thioredoxin-disulfide reductase, whose amino-acid sequence MMATKHAQLLILGSGPAGYTAAVYAARANLNPVLVTGIQQGGQLTTTSEIENWPGEFGEITGSELMNKMQKHAEKFNTEIIFDHIHSVDLSQRPFTLQGDFNTFTCDALIIATGASAKYLGLPSEESYKGRGVSACATCDGFFYRNKPVAVIGGGNTAVEEALYLSNIASQVHLIHRRDTFRSEKILIERLMKKVEEGKIILHLNCELDEVLGNDAGVTGIRIKSIKENNVTSLTLDGVFVAIGHMPNTDMFAGQLELNNGYIVVKSGLEGNATATSVEGVFAAGDVMDHTYRQAITSAGTGCMAALDAERFLDNQ is encoded by the coding sequence ATAATGGCAACAAAACACGCACAATTATTAATTTTAGGTTCGGGGCCTGCTGGGTATACAGCAGCAGTTTATGCGGCTCGGGCAAACCTAAATCCTGTTTTAGTTACGGGGATACAGCAAGGCGGGCAGCTAACAACAACCAGTGAAATTGAGAATTGGCCTGGCGAATTTGGCGAAATTACTGGGTCTGAATTGATGAATAAAATGCAAAAACATGCAGAAAAATTCAATACAGAGATTATTTTTGATCATATTCACAGTGTTGATCTTTCACAACGTCCTTTTACATTACAAGGTGATTTTAATACTTTTACCTGTGATGCCTTAATTATTGCAACAGGAGCATCAGCAAAATATCTTGGTTTGCCATCAGAAGAGTCGTATAAGGGCCGTGGTGTGTCTGCTTGTGCAACCTGCGATGGCTTTTTCTACCGTAATAAACCTGTGGCAGTTATTGGGGGAGGAAATACGGCAGTAGAAGAAGCCCTATATCTTTCTAATATTGCTTCGCAAGTACATTTAATTCACCGTCGTGATACGTTTCGTAGTGAGAAAATTTTAATCGAACGCTTAATGAAAAAAGTAGAAGAAGGCAAAATTATTCTACATTTAAATTGCGAACTTGATGAAGTATTAGGTAATGATGCAGGCGTAACGGGCATTCGGATTAAAAGTATAAAAGAAAATAATGTAACATCATTAACCCTAGATGGTGTTTTCGTGGCGATTGGCCATATGCCGAATACCGATATGTTTGCAGGACAATTAGAACTTAATAATGGCTATATTGTGGTGAAATCGGGCTTAGAAGGTAATGCAACCGCAACTAGTGTCGAAGGTGTATTTGCTGCGGGTGACGTAATGGATCATACTTATCGTCAAGCGATCACTTCTGCTGGAACAGGCTGTATGGCGGCACTAGATGCTGAACGATTTTTAGATAATCAATAA
- the proQ gene encoding RNA chaperone ProQ — MSEQVVELQQTQKKSLPIKETIAYLVEKFPLCFSLEGEAKPLKIGLFQELALALADDEKVSKTVLRQALRAYTSNWRYLHGCKEGAIRIGLQGEEAGVVDATQAQHAAETLAQAKAAYLEKRAQQAKEKRKAFFKQQAKDANVKKSVKEKKRQEPAKASLESLAALESKFGRH, encoded by the coding sequence ATGTCTGAACAAGTTGTTGAGTTACAACAAACCCAAAAAAAATCTCTTCCTATTAAAGAAACCATTGCGTATTTGGTTGAAAAATTTCCTCTTTGTTTTTCCCTTGAGGGTGAAGCTAAGCCGTTAAAAATTGGGCTTTTTCAAGAGCTTGCATTAGCGCTTGCCGATGATGAAAAAGTGAGTAAAACAGTGTTACGTCAAGCATTGCGTGCTTACACTTCAAATTGGCGTTATCTACATGGTTGTAAAGAAGGTGCGATACGTATAGGTTTACAAGGTGAAGAAGCGGGAGTGGTTGATGCAACTCAAGCTCAACATGCTGCGGAAACATTGGCACAAGCTAAAGCAGCTTATTTAGAGAAACGAGCTCAACAAGCAAAAGAGAAACGTAAAGCATTCTTTAAGCAACAAGCAAAGGACGCTAATGTGAAAAAAAGCGTTAAAGAAAAGAAACGACAAGAGCCAGCAAAAGCCTCATTAGAAAGTTTGGCTGCGTTAGAAAGTAAATTTGGCAGACATTAA
- the prc gene encoding carboxy terminal-processing peptidase: protein MKHNKLKYLVGLYFSTLMAGSFAVQPQLKESELTIPKPEAQHILSTKRVTARLTQSHYKKIKFDDIFSELIFNRYIDWLDPSHNTFLQTDIDEMRQMYAKKLDDELYEGQLEAPFSIYERMVKRRYERYKYALSLLDKEPDLKGDDKIENDREKAPFPTTVAEADELWNQRVKNDVINLYLKEKKWPEIKKTLVKRYNLAINRLIQNKPDDILQSYLNAFAREIDPHTSYLSPRSAQRFEESMKLSLEGIGATLEMEDDITKIQSLVPGAPAARSKKISAGDKIVGVGQSANKIEDVVGWRLDDVVDKIKGKKGTKVYLDIEPAKGGKNKIITLVRDKIRLEDSAAKLTVKKMDGKNIAVIKISTFYLGLTKDVRKLLKEMKAKKADGLIIDLRDNGGGSLPEVIELAGLFIKEGPIVQVRDAFNRITIHEDPDSAIEYTGNIMVMINRNSASASEIFAAAMQDYNRAIIVGQKTFGKGTVQQSRSLNAIYDLSSRPLGLIQYTIQKFYRVNGGSTQLKGVDADIPFPEIINAEKNGESFEDNALPWDKIPSASFSEADNARKVVEDLNAKHQSRIAKDPEFITLNEDIAIRKEKDARKFTSLNLMERMKEYHESEGKRLKDLNARFQREGKKPLKNLEQLPKDYEAPDFFLKEAEKMMVDWLEIDKK from the coding sequence ATGAAACACAACAAATTAAAATATCTTGTTGGGTTATATTTTAGTACATTAATGGCAGGTAGTTTTGCTGTTCAGCCTCAATTAAAAGAGAGTGAGTTAACTATACCAAAGCCAGAAGCGCAACATATTTTATCGACAAAGAGAGTTACCGCTCGTTTAACACAATCTCATTACAAAAAAATTAAGTTTGATGATATCTTCTCAGAACTTATCTTTAATCGCTATATTGATTGGTTAGATCCTTCTCATAATACGTTTTTGCAAACAGATATTGATGAAATGCGGCAAATGTATGCGAAAAAATTGGATGATGAGTTGTATGAGGGACAATTAGAAGCCCCCTTTTCAATATACGAACGAATGGTGAAACGTCGTTATGAGCGTTATAAATATGCGTTGTCATTATTAGATAAAGAACCTGATTTAAAAGGTGATGATAAAATCGAAAATGATCGTGAAAAAGCTCCGTTCCCAACAACGGTGGCAGAAGCTGATGAACTATGGAATCAACGGGTAAAAAATGATGTTATCAATCTTTATCTTAAAGAGAAAAAGTGGCCTGAGATTAAGAAAACATTGGTTAAACGTTATAACCTTGCGATAAACCGTTTAATTCAAAATAAACCTGATGATATTTTACAAAGTTATTTGAATGCCTTTGCTCGTGAGATTGATCCACATACTAGCTATTTATCACCACGTTCTGCTCAGCGTTTTGAAGAGAGTATGAAGCTTTCTCTAGAAGGTATTGGGGCAACGCTGGAAATGGAGGACGATATTACTAAAATTCAATCTCTTGTTCCAGGAGCTCCTGCTGCACGAAGTAAAAAAATTAGTGCGGGCGATAAAATTGTAGGTGTAGGACAATCAGCAAATAAAATTGAAGATGTGGTTGGCTGGCGTTTAGATGATGTAGTCGATAAGATTAAAGGTAAAAAAGGAACAAAAGTTTATCTTGATATTGAGCCAGCAAAGGGTGGTAAAAATAAAATTATCACGTTAGTAAGAGATAAAATCCGTCTTGAAGATAGTGCGGCTAAATTAACTGTAAAAAAAATGGACGGCAAAAATATTGCGGTCATTAAAATTTCAACGTTTTATTTAGGCTTAACTAAAGATGTTCGTAAATTATTGAAAGAGATGAAAGCTAAGAAAGCGGATGGTTTGATCATTGATTTACGTGATAATGGCGGTGGTTCATTACCTGAAGTGATTGAATTGGCGGGGCTTTTTATTAAGGAAGGACCGATTGTTCAAGTACGTGATGCATTCAATCGAATTACTATTCACGAAGATCCCGATAGTGCAATTGAATATACGGGGAATATTATGGTAATGATTAACCGTAATAGTGCCTCGGCTTCTGAAATTTTTGCGGCAGCAATGCAGGATTATAACCGAGCAATTATTGTTGGTCAAAAGACGTTCGGTAAGGGTACGGTTCAACAAAGCCGTTCATTAAATGCGATATATGATCTTAGTTCTCGACCGCTTGGATTAATCCAATATACTATCCAAAAATTTTACCGTGTGAATGGTGGAAGTACTCAGCTTAAAGGCGTTGATGCCGATATTCCTTTCCCTGAAATTATTAATGCAGAGAAGAACGGTGAGAGCTTTGAAGATAATGCACTTCCTTGGGATAAAATTCCGAGTGCATCTTTTTCTGAAGCAGATAATGCTCGTAAGGTAGTAGAAGATTTAAATGCTAAACATCAATCCCGTATTGCGAAAGATCCCGAATTTATTACTTTAAATGAAGATATTGCAATTCGTAAGGAGAAAGATGCACGTAAGTTTACCTCACTTAATTTAATGGAACGAATGAAAGAGTATCATGAAAGCGAAGGAAAGCGTTTGAAAGATCTCAATGCACGTTTCCAACGTGAAGGTAAAAAACCATTAAAAAATCTTGAACAATTACCAAAAGACTATGAAGCTCCAGATTTCTTCTTAAAAGAAGCAGAGAAAATGATGGTTGATTGGTTGGAAATAGATAAAAAATAG